One region of Maylandia zebra isolate NMK-2024a linkage group LG10, Mzebra_GT3a, whole genome shotgun sequence genomic DNA includes:
- the LOC112432609 gene encoding olfactory receptor 8G17-like isoform X2 has protein sequence MMENYTYNSYILQLEGLNTSKDSLYPAFLFLFFSYLFIMIINVGITILIVMNKNLHQPMYLLFCNLPLNDILVNSIVVPRLLIDLMRPPSERLISYNQCVVQAYIAHLVGTTSHTVLMIMAYDRYVAICNPFHYVSIMTNKMMIKLTVCAWGVAFVLVGILLGLTTRLSRCRTLITNPYCDNASLFKLSCESVVINNIYGITFTVAVYVGSIGAIVLSYTSIAVVCLTSKNKSLNSKALKTCSTHLVVYLILTLSGMALITLHRFPQYSVYRKISALLCYMVPGSLNPIIYGVQSKDLQKALLKFLFKKNIMV, from the exons ATGATGGAGAACTACACCTACAACAGCTACATCCTCCAGTTAGAGGGCTTAAACACTTCAAAGGATTCTCTCTACCCCgcctttcttttcttgtttttctcctACCTGTTTATAATGATTATAAATGTGGGCATTACTATTTTGATTGTCATGAACAAGAATCTTCACCAGCCCATGTATCTCCTTTTTTGCAACTTGCCATTGAATGATATTCTTGTAAACTCTATCGTGGTGCCCCGTTTGCTTATAGACCTTATGAGACCTCCATCTGAGCGCCTCATTAGTTATAATCAGTGTGTTGTTCAGGCCTACATTGCGCACTTGGTTGGAACCACAAGTCACACTGTTCTCATGATTATGGCCTATGACAGATATGTGGCCATTTGTAATCCTTTTCACTATGTTTCCATAATGACCAACAAAATGATGATCAAGCTGACAGTTTGTGCCTGGGGAGTGGCCTTTGTTTTGGTCGGGATTCTTCTAGGTCTGACCACACGACTGAGTCGATGCAGGACTTTGATCACAAACCCCTACTGTGACAATGCCTCATTGTTTAAACTTTCCTGTGAAAGTGTGGTCATTAACAACATCTATGGTATCACTTTCACTGTGGCTGTTTATGTGGGCTCTATAGGGGCAATAGTTCTTTCCTATACAAGCATTGCAGTGGTTTGTCTGACCAGTAAGAACAAGTCTTTGAACAGTAAAGCGTTGAAGACCTGCAGCACTCATCTGGTTGTTTATCTGATTTTGACACTTAGTGGAATGGCACTTATTACTCTGCATCGCTTCCCTCAGTACTCAGTGTACAGAAAAATCTCTGCTCTTCTGTGTTATATGGTTCCAGGCAGTCTGAACCCCATTATTTATGGTGTGCAGTCCAAAGACCTACAAAAAGCCCTTTTGAAGTTTT TATTTAAGAAGAACATAATGGTATGA
- the LOC112432609 gene encoding olfactory receptor 8G17-like isoform X1, translating to MMENYTYNSYILQLEGLNTSKDSLYPAFLFLFFSYLFIMIINVGITILIVMNKNLHQPMYLLFCNLPLNDILVNSIVVPRLLIDLMRPPSERLISYNQCVVQAYIAHLVGTTSHTVLMIMAYDRYVAICNPFHYVSIMTNKMMIKLTVCAWGVAFVLVGILLGLTTRLSRCRTLITNPYCDNASLFKLSCESVVINNIYGITFTVAVYVGSIGAIVLSYTSIAVVCLTSKNKSLNSKALKTCSTHLVVYLILTLSGMALITLHRFPQYSVYRKISALLCYMVPGSLNPIIYGVQSKDLQKALLKFCVSKKVLAS from the coding sequence ATGATGGAGAACTACACCTACAACAGCTACATCCTCCAGTTAGAGGGCTTAAACACTTCAAAGGATTCTCTCTACCCCgcctttcttttcttgtttttctcctACCTGTTTATAATGATTATAAATGTGGGCATTACTATTTTGATTGTCATGAACAAGAATCTTCACCAGCCCATGTATCTCCTTTTTTGCAACTTGCCATTGAATGATATTCTTGTAAACTCTATCGTGGTGCCCCGTTTGCTTATAGACCTTATGAGACCTCCATCTGAGCGCCTCATTAGTTATAATCAGTGTGTTGTTCAGGCCTACATTGCGCACTTGGTTGGAACCACAAGTCACACTGTTCTCATGATTATGGCCTATGACAGATATGTGGCCATTTGTAATCCTTTTCACTATGTTTCCATAATGACCAACAAAATGATGATCAAGCTGACAGTTTGTGCCTGGGGAGTGGCCTTTGTTTTGGTCGGGATTCTTCTAGGTCTGACCACACGACTGAGTCGATGCAGGACTTTGATCACAAACCCCTACTGTGACAATGCCTCATTGTTTAAACTTTCCTGTGAAAGTGTGGTCATTAACAACATCTATGGTATCACTTTCACTGTGGCTGTTTATGTGGGCTCTATAGGGGCAATAGTTCTTTCCTATACAAGCATTGCAGTGGTTTGTCTGACCAGTAAGAACAAGTCTTTGAACAGTAAAGCGTTGAAGACCTGCAGCACTCATCTGGTTGTTTATCTGATTTTGACACTTAGTGGAATGGCACTTATTACTCTGCATCGCTTCCCTCAGTACTCAGTGTACAGAAAAATCTCTGCTCTTCTGTGTTATATGGTTCCAGGCAGTCTGAACCCCATTATTTATGGTGTGCAGTCCAAAGACCTACAAAAAGCCCTTTTGAAGTTTTGTGTATCCAAGAAGGTTTTGGCATCATAA